Genomic segment of Hydractinia symbiolongicarpus strain clone_291-10 chromosome 5, HSymV2.1, whole genome shotgun sequence:
CAAGCACCTAAGAACACAGGTTCAGAAGTTCACAAAGATTTTTAGGTTTCACATTTTATTTGGAAATGTTACGTTAAAAAGAGTGTTtgctttgataaaaaaaaatattttttaataattcttttaaaaattagtcGGCACAAAATTGACAGTAAAATATATTGGCCAAGAGTAACTAAATTCTATACAGGTGGCTAACATCCGACCTACGTTTTAACCGTAGTGTAATCTTTGTTTACTATCTTTTGTCATTATACTCAATCCCTGGCAACTTCTATTCTTCTTCTTGTTACTGTTTACTTGTGCACTTGTGAACTATAGAATGACAGTATAATTCTTGTTTATGTCGGCGTTCCTTAATTTAAAGTAGTTTGACAAAAGATTAGGAGTAATTTATAGCACTcggttttttctcttttttgagACATTCGGGTGGAGCGTCTTAgctaataataattttaatattatatcTATATATTCATCATCCTGTCTACTTTAGAAAGAAACTAAATTCAGCAAAAATTGAAGATGACTGCAGAAACATCAATAAGCAGTGGGAAGGATATCAAAAGATGGGAAAAGAAAAGACAACGTACATTCATTGCCTTTATTTTTCAAGCTATTGGTCTGGGAATGGAATATTCATTGACATTCATTACCTTATGGTTATATCTTGAAGACACACTCAAAGCTTCTCATCTCAAACTATTCTATAGTTTAATATCTGCAGCGTACCTGACGGCTCAAGTTGTATCATCAATTGTAATTGGCCAGATCGTGGATAAACATAGAAATGTATCTTCTATGTTTCTCTTTGGGAACACTTTGATTGTAATCGGAAATGTAATTTATACTATACCATACTCCCCGTGGAATTTATTTGCCGGTCGATTAATTTCAGGGGGAGGAGGATGTCTCCGGTCTATCATGACAAGCGAATTAGCCAGATCATACCCTGCTGATAAACTATCGTCAAAGTTTTCCATAATGGGGATGGCATTTGGACTTGGGTTTATTTTAGGTCCAGGTATCAATTTTGCTTTTCTTAAAGCAGATTTCTTCATTGGGCAATTGCATATTAGTTACACAAATGCCCCCGGTTGTTACTTGGCTATAATATTCATATTGATTCAAGTTCTAGCAACGTGTTTAGTAAGTGACCTATCGAAAGAATATGATTTAAAAGATCAAGAAACAATTGGTGAAAAGATTGTACAATATGCAGCAGTAGCTAACTCAGACGATGAAAATAATGAATTCTTACCACCAAATGAACATCAAGACAGAAACAGAAGTGGTATTCGTGTATTCAATCAACTTTTAAAGCATACAGATACGCTAATAATTCTTTTATTCTCCTTCATGTTCATGTATTGCATGGTTTCATTTGATCTCTGGCAACCATTGGCAGTTGTAAAACTGATGCATTGGGGAGTGCTTGAAATCAACATCATCATATTTGGATACGGTCTAGCTTCAGTAACTGTATTACTTATAATAGCATATCGACCGTTAAGTGATCATTCGATTGTATATTTCAGTTGGGTTTGCACTTTATCCATAACATTGATTCAACTGATGTACATTGTGTTTACAGTGTACAACACTAACTATATTCTAAATGTTGTGCTATGGACATTTTACGGAATACTTTTCGCAATCATTGTCGTTATGGAGGAAGTGTTTCTAATTGGTGTTATGGCAAAGATGACTAGTTCTCGCGAGCAAGCCTTTACCGAAAGTATAAGATTGGCATTTTCGCGGTCAGGAGCATTAATAGCGTTATTGACAGCTGCCATCTCTTTCACACAACTAGAGTATGTGTGTACCTGTCTAGCTGTTTTGTCATTTTTCGGATTTTTAGTTTTGGTGTGGAGACGAAAGCCGCTGCAAAATCCTTTTATTATCATAACATAAAGTAATACcagattttcttttaaaattcgaaagatttaaaaatatatataaagttaATTCCATATTAATTTAGAGTAGAGTTTATTGTCGGTTACAGGCAGaagctaaaacattttttatttttattttattgatatGGTGATGATATTCGTCGTGTTattttggtgttttttttagtcctttttcatttgtttttaattttgcgcTACGGTCATTGAAACTACTAACTGCAAACTATGAAACTATTATTAAAAGAGTTGCTACTGTGTTGAATTTAAATAAGTGTTGGATCATCCAACAAGTTTTAACTCCTAGACTATGGGCTTATCTTGGAGAGATAAAAAGTGTTAAAGAGATAAAATGGAGCGCTTAATGATCGAATTACGGAGTGTAGATACGTGTAAACCAACGTAGCAGTCTGTATAAAAGTAAATATTTCTAAGTTTTATTATGTAAATACTCGACAGTTGTCAAAAAAGGAATGATTTCTGTTTATTCAATATTTCTAACTGACGTTATTACAAAcattttcatttaaatattaatgATCATATTAAATGTAGAACTTTGCATGTAAAATATTTCAGGATCTCAATCTTTTTTACAGAGTAAACAATACGTATTTTAACTACTTAAAGAACACAAACTTTCGCAGATGCACACTTTAACGAGGTAAAACAATCGCGAAATTTTTGGAATTTACTTTTTCGAATAAAGACTTGTAAATAAGTTTACagttaaaaatctaaaaaaacattaaaatatgatttcaataagacttttcaaaatttgataaaaaatattgtcgCAAAAATACCAGATGGCGAAGCTATGTCTGGAAACCAGATAAGATTTCGTAGCTTTCGCACACGCGTAACTACGTTCAGTTTGCGTTTGGactaaataatataataatatcgAGCTGTACCTCAAATTTGACTTCTACAACAAACCTGAAAAGCGCTCGTCTACTTTACGGTTGCATTTTGATCGTCATTCTAACAGATTGAAGTGGATTTATAACTGTAAAGAAAGTTATAGgacaaaaattttgaaacagTGCACCCGTTGTGTTCAAACTATACAAATGATGCTTTTTACCGCTGTTTTATTCTGTTTTTAAGCCAttccttatattttttttattttattttaatgactGACTAATATCAGGTTACATTTGTTCCTCTTTCCTTTCTGTTAAAACACCCACTGATGGTAGGAATAGAATATATTCATGAAAAACGTTCTGCAATTTTAAAGATGAAAAACAATCTCAGAAGATAAAAACGCAACGAAAAACGCATAATTGGAGATGGGGACAAATAATTACTATGTTTTTGTTCTTAAAAGTAACAATAGCCACCGAACAGCAACCCCTTCTGCATTAATACTTTTTATCAATCTTTTAACTAACGCTGGATCGTTTTGTAAGTGGGGAAATAAACTTAATTTTCATAATTCAACAAACTCAagtgttttctttatttttgctatagttcttaatatatttttttaaagttctgcTTCGTGGTTAAGCACTCGTCTCACTCTCGGCAGCGAAATCGGCGCAACAGTTGGCTTACAAAAAACAATACCCTTGTTAACAAAAAGGTACAGAATATGATGATGTACTGTCTGCTCTGATAAACTACAGGCTCTGGGCTAGTAAAATTTTTCTATATAAGAATTCGTGTACTGCATAATGTTCCTGTTGTTGTTGTCAGTTCAATCTAAACAATGCaatcacaaaatataaaaagttttgtttcCTTCTTATTGGGACGTGAGAATTTAGTACAGAGCGTGTTTCATTCGTGCTACATATACGTACAGAATACATTTACTGAAGTTATGCACTAGCTAGCTTTAGCTACCTACTGTACTGCATACTCATGAAATTGTCAGAATCTCGCtacctagctatagctagctacaatatCTCTATATGCTTTTCCCTTCCTTTTTCTTTACTCAGGTCTAGCAGATTTTTCATGCTGTCATATTCCTGCCTACCTTAAATGCTTACGGTAACCAATGTTATGATTAGTTGGTTAAAGAAAAAGCACAGGCATGACAGTCAGTATTGACATTTTAAGTCACTGGTAGTTAAGCTGTAACTGTTAGCTCTGTGTTAAGTTCACATGCTTAAATGTAGTTAAATACTCATGAAAATAACATTTGGCACTAGCTTGACAGTACCAAAtattaaccctataataactgtttatgagggcaataacggagaatattgaccgacgtTGAAGTATTGCCCGAGCCTGTGAGGGCACTACGCGACAGAGGTCAATATTCGAAAgtattgcccgaaataaacagttattatatggattattatccgggtactgcattttacgaaaaaaaaagtatataaacatAGCAAGTTTTTATTGTAGCTACAAATaagaattctttaaaagataaaaggaAGTTCACTTTTGTTTTGAGTTTTAATTACATTTAATGCCACCATATTTAAtctttaaacacggttgctatggtagcgggcaataccgtggaatattgcccgctatgacgtaagatctaaccaatcacattgcgcgTTTTATGAAAATACCGATGCCGCCCGTTTACCCGGGTAATAAAACTGGGTATTGACAGAATGAGTACCTATGGTAAATTTTGTCCGTCTAACCCTTTTGaaataacaaatttttacaTCGGTTAAATGTTTGTTTGTGGGGCTAATGTATTCAAGTTCtactttttgaaacattttggGGCCATGTATACACCTCAACAACTTTGAATATCATGTCAGGACACAATGTATTGTCACAAAAGGTTGGCATGAATGTTTGTTATCACAATGGAGAAAAATTtggataagaaaaaaaattggatgACGTCAATCAATCAAGAAACAGGCTTGAAAGGTGAAAAATCCATAGTCACGCGTCTGGAAAAACTAAAGATGAGAGTCCACTTACACGAGCTGTCACGTCTACCTACTTGCTCTATTTATGTAATATGCTGTCGTGTAACAGAGATGTCTGGCTGtaaattttgttaatgtttGCTGTATTTTTTGACATCATGATAGCTTTTGTTAATTAACCTGATAAACAAAAGATCATAGTGACGCGTCTGGGAAAACTGAAGATTAGAGTCTATTTCCACCAGCTGGGAGTTCCAGCAACTTCCTCCGATTGTGTAATATGTGTTTTGTTTAAGAACAATAGGTCCGGTCGTTAATTTCGTCAATGTTTgcggaattttttaaaattataattttttttgtttattactcTGATTTATAAAAAGAGATCACAGTCACGCGAAACTAAATATTACAGTCATTGTTTTATGATTATGAATACTTTCTCTTACTGTGTACATCCAGCGATTGCAATAGATGTCAACGTAAAGaaccaaaaagtaaaaaataagtaTTAAGTTGATCCTTTCGTTTTCCGTTCAACTttttggaaataatttttttgtctgtAAAGCGTTCAACTTATTTCTGAGATGTCGATGGTTTTATTCCTACATTAGGCTGTTGTCTTGTTAAACAAGATTTCACATAAATTTCTGTAGCGAAAATAGAAGCTTTAACACTCTAGAAGCGTTTATGTCTCTTCTGGAAACAATTGACAGGGTTAGTCTTTAAAATTATGTaggctaaccacataaaatataaaccACAACTATCCTTTGAACCCTGATTTAGTAGCAAGGAAGATAATAACTAATTATAAAGTGCATTTGTGTTTTCAATTGCTATTTTGCCCTTTTAGGTTTAATTTGGCACCATTTTTGAAATCTGTTTCACAACTAGCTTACACCCCAGAGAAAGCAAACTTCATTTTGAAAGCTCATTGAAACTGATAAATTAATATCCTCAATATTAACATCATCAATACTGATTTTTCTCCTTGTTAGTATGCATTTAATATCGTTGGCATCTGTACCAATTCAAATTCCCGCAGTTATTAGTAGTTTTCACTGTTGCCTGTGAACCCAACACAATGTTTTACATCAGTTCTATTTATGCTGCTTTTATTTGTTAACGTATCTTAATACAGAAGTAAAAGATTTGCCAAGCTAAAGAATCCAGCGTCAGTGTGAAGGAATAACTAGCATGTTAAAGGTTAAATGACTAGAATCTTAAGTTGGAAAGATTTGGCGGTTATACTAATGGAGTCCAGGCTGAAAAAGTCAATGTTGTCGACGGTAATTGCAGTGCAAGTAAGGATAGAAAGCAAAAAAGCTTTTTCTTAGAAAAAGTATTAGCTCTGACGCTATATACTGCTTAAATAACAAGCCATTTATTCCAAACCGCTTGAATAAGATGCAAAGAATTACGTTCAAATATTCTTTCATAATACATAAAACTATAAATGTAATGATAAAACTATATTTGATTGAATAACTATATAAAACCTTTTTacgctaaaattttaaaatgcgatcaaCGCGTTTAAAAAATAGGATATCTATAAAACTTATCCTATGTTCCTTGTCTGTCGGTTAAATCTGCTTTTGCAtcttgttaataaaataaaaaatgttgtgttCATTAGTTAATGCTGTTGAACTGATCAATGTGTAATTTCAATTTGTTTCGTCATGTGAGACGCGCCATGCCAACAACAGATAAAATCTACATAGGAGTAAACTGATAATTGTTTACGCATCTCTTTTTGTTAAATATCTTGGAGCATGTCAAACGTTTCGAACACTCACAATCAGCATTGGTGTCGCaatgatgaaatatttttttacagtgaCGTAGTGAAAACTTGACCCTTTGTTTCGTCAGTTTAATCTAAACAAACGCAATCATATAAATATTGGCACGTGATGATTTTGTACAGATGGGTGGGTGTCCTCAAGAAAATCGGATGGTAAGGTATGGATAGTAAGTCATTCAGCTACAATAATATTGAACAAATGACAAAGTTTGTCTCAACACTGgctacataaaatttaaacgtaTCAGTACCTACCAATACTTCTTCACGACGTTTTTCAATTTCTCTTTCTTGCGTAACTAATTCAGATAAGCTGTCTGATTTTTTGGTTGAAATAGCACTAATGATAATGAGGAAAATGCAGAATAATTCTTGTATCTAAAGGGCAAAAATTGCGTTAGTAGATCGAATCTGGAAATACACCTAACTTATTAGCAAAAAGCTACATACAAATCAATATTCGAGTGAGACATTAGCCCACAGCCAATATTCTTTAATTCATACTGGCGTCTAATATCAGGATATGAGAATTAAGATTCACCGAACTTACCATTTTTGcgttttaatgttttgtttgaAAGGAATATTTCGTTTTGAtgcacttatttttttaaaaagttaatacAGAAAACGACCAGCGCCTTCAGCGTTCAGTCAATTACAGGTGAATTTTTGAAGTTTTAGTATTTTTAGgccttttttattattgtcaCTACATCTATTCATTAAGGATACAATCAACATCAGGAAGCGTGGTATCGTCAATTAATGGAAACAGGATAAAATCAAATCCTGTAATATGACGTtcttatattatataaaaagacAGCCACGAAGCTCAATACTTAATTGAAATGTTGGCAGTTATAAGGAGATCCTAGCATACCATCACCAACAACAGCTAAATAGACTGGGCGTAAATGGAGAATTACCAgcataaaaagaacaaaaaacgaaaaaaggaGCAAGAAGGCCTATTGCTCTAAGAACTTCCGCTGTGCAGTTGGATATTAGTTGGATTTTTTAGACTACGTGTTTAAAGAATAAGAAAAACACATATCAACCTTGTATGTTGTACTGCATTTCTCACTCACATATTCAGTGGAATCTTATTTCAGTATCGATGTATTTAATATCAACTTATCAGCATCATTCTATTAgattatatgtttttatataattctgAATTCATTTAAGAAAGACTGGAATGTCAAATTGCAGGTACCGATTGTCATAAAATTTTATCACTCACAAGTTAATCAGCAAAATTTGTGTTGACTTCTTTGTTAACGGATGTAGATctcagaatgattttttttctgatattttgatTAATCAAAACATTCATCAACAGCAATTgactataaaaatttttaaaaggtatTGCGCATCCGCATAATcctgtaattttctttttacatttgtttACTTTAGAAGTATATGGCATGCTTGTTCACTACAACAACGCAGCTTTGTGTCTAAAAAAACAATCTCACCCAAGCCATGCTTCATGTTGCGTAACATAAGGAGTTCCGATGATCACTTAAAACGAGAAACCATTACCTGTCTGTAAAAGGGGAAAGGGTTTCACGCAATGTATGTCGCTGGAAGCAAGACATTAGACCTAACACGTTGTGAGTGCTGTGAGGGTTTTTTCCGTGAGCTCTAagttaaaaacaacacaaataaATATTACAGTATTAACAATTACACCAGTgtcataagaaatatatttctaatgatGGCGAGTAAATTTAATTTCTCTGCAAAGAAAAATTAGCATCTGTGGACAGCCAAAAAATGCATTAAAATTGATGCTTCGGATTGGATATGGACGGGCGATAAATTAGAAtagttattttatttcatttttaaaaaatattcctcatctttttacaaaattcaaaacaaaatgagttttattttttcatatttccgAAGCTGATATCAGGCTTAAacgattaaaaattaaatttgcgaTACGACGAACGGTTTAATGTATAAAATACGCTACAATATGACTTTAGAACTGTTAATAGGGAgattagaagaagaagaaattgtCCTATTTTTTTCTGACTACCTTTTAACCGAgttagtttttttcaaaaataataggCGAGAAACAGGGTAGAATATTCTATGTACAGATGTTGTTTAAAAGACAACGTGGTATAAactctttgaaataaaaagtcGTGAGGAAAATTAACAAGATTTTTGTCCTATTCAAAGGTTATCAAAGATCAGAAATTACTACTTGTCATAGTAAATCTTTCAAGCAGAGCTTTCGAAGtgtttatgtaaaaatatgaATTATAACAGGATTATCAACACATTGGATAGCTAGGcatcaatatatattttttttttttttgaaaagatagCATTCCAGTAAATAAACCAACTATCAGTGATCAACATTGATTCAATCCTTGGATGGCGTTAAGAAACGTCATTTGACAACGCAGTTTTAAGAAATTGTTGATATATCTCTGTTTTAGCTTCGCTTGTATTATAAATCTGCCATATCTAATTTTTATTGATTCAAAAACTGCAAACAATACAACGCAATTTGAGTTTCCGTTGCAACCGCTTTAAATttcgaactgttcctattttttaATCTGCCACTGTAACTGTTAATtatatatatcaaaataaaaatgtgagtCTATGGAAAGAAAAAAGAGAGTTTGACCTGCCGAACTGAGTTCACACAAAAAGGTGAATTATGTATTAATGCATTTATCTTTGTTTTGCTAAAATACgcgttttaattattttactaaTGCGAATGAACTGCTTACGTGTGTAGTTTTTATCAGATATATGACATGTCAATTGCAGGCATATGTGGTGTGTAACATAGATCGTTAATTTTGtcagatgtttttgacactaTAATTGTGTTTGTAAATGGCTAAAATGATTCTGATGCATTAAAATTCCATAGTCACGCGTCAAGGAAAACTGAAGATCAGAGTCCACTTACACGAGCTGTCAAGTCTACTTACTTCCTCTGGTTATGTAATATGTTGTCGTGTTACAAAGATATGTCTGGTcgtaaattttgttaatttttgctGAGTTCTTCGACATcataattgtttttgttaattactATGAGGCATGAAAAATCCATAGTGATGCGGCTGGAAAATTAAAGATCAGAGTCCATTTACCCCAGCCGTCTTCATTATAACAATTACTTCCTCTGGCTTTGTAATTTCTTAGATCGCAACAGATGACGGCCTAAAGAGCCATAAAGTATAAGATAAAATCTGAATTTTTTCACATTGCTTTGTTTTTATATCCACTCTT
This window contains:
- the LOC130644822 gene encoding uncharacterized protein LOC130644822 gives rise to the protein MTAETSISSGKDIKRWEKKRQRTFIAFIFQAIGLGMEYSLTFITLWLYLEDTLKASHLKLFYSLISAAYLTAQVVSSIVIGQIVDKHRNVSSMFLFGNTLIVIGNVIYTIPYSPWNLFAGRLISGGGGCLRSIMTSELARSYPADKLSSKFSIMGMAFGLGFILGPGINFAFLKADFFIGQLHISYTNAPGCYLAIIFILIQVLATCLVSDLSKEYDLKDQETIGEKIVQYAAVANSDDENNEFLPPNEHQDRNRSGIRVFNQLLKHTDTLIILLFSFMFMYCMVSFDLWQPLAVVKLMHWGVLEINIIIFGYGLASVTVLLIIAYRPLSDHSIVYFSWVCTLSITLIQLMYIVFTVYNTNYILNVVLWTFYGILFAIIVVMEEVFLIGVMAKMTSSREQAFTESIRLAFSRSGALIALLTAAISFTQLEYVCTCLAVLSFFGFLVLVWRRKPLQNPFIIIT